A DNA window from Microcystis aeruginosa NIES-843 contains the following coding sequences:
- a CDS encoding DUF1702 family protein, translating to MASNFSGAPFEHPAVNFDHKFSPRQVNRFPQRLLLLSPQAATFNQRGFICDPQSRSPAVQPQKQIYLETIGQTFIYGYNAAIMAHSLTDLFPLLEGVTLNLRGFAYEGAAMALSLLDCLTLGKCDRFEHFLANEGKKHIYMAYVGKGWQLARIPFSLRFYLQKLADSAQHFPDSLLGWLALDGYGFHQGYFAWPKYIRERKSPQELSGYARLVFAQGLGRSLWFVKGANIAEIADQIQKFDPLLQPHLWSGIGLACTYAGGVSPEEIQHLKQLAEPYRAELAQGAAFAAKARLLAENCQENTEIACQILCGMAITETAKITDDTLIGLDYHDQIPAYEQWRQAIQSHFRT from the coding sequence ATGGCATCTAATTTCTCAGGCGCACCCTTCGAGCATCCTGCTGTCAATTTTGATCACAAATTTTCTCCTAGGCAGGTAAATCGTTTTCCACAACGATTGTTGCTCCTTTCACCCCAAGCGGCAACCTTTAATCAGCGTGGATTCATCTGTGATCCGCAAAGCCGCAGCCCGGCTGTTCAGCCTCAAAAACAGATATATTTGGAAACGATCGGGCAAACTTTTATCTATGGCTATAATGCAGCAATTATGGCTCATTCTCTCACGGACTTGTTTCCTCTTCTTGAAGGTGTCACCCTCAATCTGAGAGGATTTGCTTATGAAGGGGCAGCGATGGCTTTATCTCTGCTAGATTGTTTAACCCTGGGTAAGTGCGATCGCTTTGAGCATTTTTTAGCAAACGAGGGGAAAAAGCATATTTACATGGCCTATGTAGGGAAAGGATGGCAATTAGCCCGTATTCCCTTTTCTTTGCGCTTTTATCTCCAAAAATTAGCAGATTCTGCCCAACATTTTCCAGATTCCCTATTAGGTTGGTTAGCCCTTGACGGCTATGGATTTCATCAAGGATACTTTGCCTGGCCTAAGTATATCCGAGAGAGAAAGTCTCCTCAAGAATTATCGGGTTATGCGCGTCTTGTCTTTGCCCAAGGGTTAGGGCGCAGTCTTTGGTTTGTGAAAGGGGCAAATATTGCCGAAATTGCCGATCAGATCCAAAAATTCGACCCGCTGCTTCAACCCCATTTATGGAGTGGGATCGGCTTGGCTTGTACTTATGCGGGGGGAGTGTCTCCCGAAGAAATTCAACATTTAAAACAGCTGGCTGAACCTTATAGAGCAGAATTAGCCCAGGGAGCAGCTTTTGCGGCAAAAGCACGTTTACTAGCCGAAAACTGCCAGGAAAATACCGAAATAGCCTGTCAAATTTTGTGTGGAATGGCTATTACTGAAACAGCCAAGATCACTGATGATACCCTCATCGGCTTAGATTACCACGACCAAATCCCTGCCTATGAACAATGGCGACAAGCCATCCAAAGTCATTTTCGCACCTAA